One window of the Enterobacter huaxiensis genome contains the following:
- the pldA gene encoding phospholipase A → MRTYLGWLLAAVSLPLTAYAQEATIKEVHDKPAVHGSIIANLLQEHDNPFTLYPYDTNYVIYTQTSDLNKEAISSYNWSDNARKDEVKYQLSLAFPFWRGILGPNSVFGASYTQKSWWQLSNSGESSPFRETNYEPQLFLGFATDYEFAGWTLRDVEVGFNHDSNGRSDPTSRSWNRAYTRLMAQNGNFMVEVKPWYVVGSTDDNPDITKYMGYYQLKVGYQLGDAVLSAKGQYNWNTGYGGAELGLSYPVSKHVRLYTQVYSGYGESLIDYNFNQTRVGVGVMLNDIF, encoded by the coding sequence ATGCGGACGTATCTGGGTTGGTTACTGGCGGCGGTTTCGCTGCCCCTCACAGCATATGCGCAGGAAGCAACGATTAAAGAGGTTCATGATAAACCTGCCGTACACGGCAGCATTATCGCGAACCTGCTTCAGGAGCATGACAATCCGTTCACGCTTTATCCGTACGACACGAACTATGTGATTTACACTCAGACCAGCGATCTCAACAAAGAGGCGATCAGCTCCTATAACTGGTCCGATAATGCGCGTAAGGATGAGGTGAAGTACCAGCTCAGCCTCGCATTCCCGTTCTGGCGCGGCATTTTGGGGCCGAACTCGGTGTTTGGTGCCTCCTACACGCAGAAGTCCTGGTGGCAGCTTTCCAACAGCGGAGAGTCCTCACCGTTTCGTGAAACCAACTATGAGCCGCAGCTGTTCCTCGGTTTCGCAACGGACTACGAGTTCGCAGGCTGGACGCTGCGCGACGTCGAAGTGGGCTTTAACCACGACTCCAACGGTCGTTCCGATCCTACCTCACGCAGCTGGAACCGTGCTTACACCCGCCTGATGGCGCAAAACGGCAACTTCATGGTGGAAGTGAAGCCGTGGTACGTGGTGGGCAGCACCGATGACAACCCGGACATCACCAAATACATGGGTTACTACCAGCTCAAAGTGGGCTATCAGCTGGGTGACGCGGTGCTGAGCGCCAAAGGCCAGTACAACTGGAACACCGGCTACGGCGGCGCAGAGCTGGGCCTGAGCTATCCGGTATCGAAACACGTGCGTCTTTATACGCAGGTGTACAGCGGGTACGGCGAGTCGCTGATCGACTACAACTTCAACCAGACCCGTGTGGGTGTGGGCGTTATGCTGAACGATATTTTCTAG